A single Musa acuminata AAA Group cultivar baxijiao chromosome BXJ2-1, Cavendish_Baxijiao_AAA, whole genome shotgun sequence DNA region contains:
- the LOC135598734 gene encoding putative phospholipid-transporting ATPase 9 isoform X2 — protein sequence MTGRRRRRRRKLHLSKLYSFATCGRLRFNEDHAQIGSPGFSRVVFANDPDCFEATNLNYGSNYVSTTKYTLATFLPKSLFEQFRRVANMYFLVSGCLSFTPLAPYTPLSAVAPLVLVIGATMLKEGIEDWKRYQQDIEVNNRKVKIHHGNGNFDYTEWKSLRVGDIVKVEKDEFFPADLILLSSSYDDAICYVETTNLDGETNLKLKQSLEVTSDLQADSDFHNYKAIIKCEDPNANLYSFVGSMDYEDQQYPLTPQQLLLRDSKLRNTDYIYGAVVFTGHDTKVMQNATSPPSKRSKIERKLDKIIYLLLSSLVLISLIGSIFFGISTNNDLDGEMKRWYLRPDDSVIYFDAKKAPTAAVLHFLTAMMLYGYFIPISLYVSIEIVKILQSIFMNQDIKMYHEESDKPARARTSNLNEELGQVDTILSDKTGTLTCNSMEFIKCSIAGTAYGHGATEVERAMARRKGSPMISRLDAAQHDEENHVDTKPAIKGFNFSDERIMNGSWISEPQSDIIQKFFQLLAICHTVIPDVDEETGKISYEAESPDEAAFVVAAREIGFEFYRRTQTSIYLHEMDPLSGKQIDRTYRLLNILEFSSSRKRMSVIVQDEEGKLLLFSKGADSVMFERLAKDGREFEERTKEQINEYADAGLRTLVLAYREIDEEEYTNFNKKVTAAKNLVSADRDERIEEAADLIERNLILLGATAVEDKLQNGVPECIDKLAQAGIKIWVLTGDKMETAINIGFACSLLRQGMKQIIITLETPEIVRLEKDGNKEAIVKALKDSIIHQINEGKKLLSSSSTESFALIIDGKSLGYALEDDVKDMFLQLAIGCGSVICCRSSPKQKALVTRLVKAGTRKVTLAIGDGANDVGMLQEADIGVGISGAEGMQAVMSSDVAIAQFRFLERLLLVHGHWCYRRISSMICYFFYKNITFGVTLFLFEAYASFSGEPAYNDWVLSLYNVIFTSLPVIALGVLDQDVSARFCLKFPMLYQEGVQNVIFSWLRIFGWMFNGICSASIIFFFCTSALQHQAFRESGEVIDLGILGATMYTCVVWVVNCQMALYITYFTLIQHILIWGSIAVWYLFLLVYGAITPTITTTAFMVFIEGLVPAPSYWIVTLFVVVAALIPYFTYSAVQMRFFPMYHNMIQWIRYEGWADDPEYCQAIRQRSVRPTTVGVSARLDVKP from the exons ATgactggaagaagaagaagaagaagaaggaagcttcACCTCAGTAAATTATACAGCTTTGCAACTTGCGGTAGGTTGAGGTTCAACGAAGATCATGCTCAGATCGGAAGCCCGGGATTCTCCCGTGTGGTCTTTGCCAATGACCCTGATTGCTTCGAGGCTACCAACTTAAATTACGGATCCAACTATGTTTCCACCACCAAGTATACCTTGGCTACCTTCTTGCCCAAGTCCTTGTTTGAGCAGTTCAGGAGAGTTGCCAACATGTATTTTCTAGTTTCAGGATGCCTTTCGTTTACTCCATTGGCTCCATACACCCCCCTGAGTGCGGTTGCCCCTCTGGTTCTGGTGATCGGGGCGACCATGTTGAAGGAGGGCATCGAGGACTGGAAGCGATACCAGCAG GACATCGAGGTGAACAATAGAAAGGTGAAAATACATCACGGAAATGGCAATTTTGATTACACAGAATGGAAGAGTCTTAGAGTTGGTGACATTGTGAAGGTGGAGAAGGATGAGTTCTTCCCTGCGGACCTCATTTTGCTTTCCTCCAGTTATGATGATGCAATATGTTATGTTGAGACCACAAACCTTGATGGCGAAACAAACTTGAAACTGAAACAATCGTTGGAGGTAACTTCAGATTTACAAGCAGACTCTGATTTTCACAATTACAAAGCGATAATCAAATGTGAAGATCCAAATGCAAACCTCTACTCTTTTGTTGGAAGCATGGACTATGAAGACCAACAATACCCTCTCACACCTCAACAACTTCTTCTTAGGGATTCAAAGTTGCGAAACACTGACTACATATATGGAGCTGTTGTTTTCACAGGTCATGACACAAAGGTTATGCAGAATGCCACAAGCCCCCCATCTAAAAGAAGCAAAATTGAGAGGAAGTTGGACAAGATTATATACCTTCTACTGTCCTCCCTGGTGCTTATCTCATTAATTGGTTCAATCTTCTTTGGCATATCAACGAATAATGATTTAGATGGAGAGATGAAAAGATGGTATCTTAGACCGGATGATTCTGTTATCTACTTTGATGCTAAGAAAGCACCTACTGCAGCAGTGTTGCACTTTTTGACAGCCATGATGTTGTATGGTTATTTCATTCCTATTTCTTTATATGTTTCGATAGAGATAGTCAAGATCTTGCAGAGCATTTTTATGAACCAAGATATTAAAATGTACCATGAGGAATCAGACAAGCCTGCTCGTGCTCGAACATCGAACTTGAATGAGGAGCTAGGTCAAGTAGATACAATCCTCTCGGATAAGACGGGAACGCTTACTTGTAACTCAATGGAGTTCATTAAGTGCTCAATAGCTGGAACTGCTTATGGGCATGGGGCGACAGAGGTTGAGAGAGCAATGGCTAGAAGAAAAGGCTCACCAATGATTAGTAGGCTAGATGCTGCACAACATGATGAGGAAAATCATGTGGATACAAAACCGGCCATAAAGGGTTTCAATTTTAGTGATGAACGTATCATGAATGGCAGTTGGATTAGTGAGCCTCAGTCTGACATCATACAGAAATTTTTTCAACTATTGGCCATCTGCCATACCGTCATACCTGACGTGGATGAGGAAACAGGCAAAATTTCATATGAAGCTGAGTCACCTGATGAAGCTGCCTTTGTTGTTGCCGCAAGGGAAATAGGCTTCGAGTTTTACCGCAGGACACAGACAAGCATCTATCTGCATGAAATGGATCCATTGTCAGGCAAACAAATTGATAG GACATATAGACTACTAAATATCTTAGAGTTTAGTAGCTCCAGGAAGCGCATGTCAGTTATAGTTCAAGATGAAGAAGGAAAGTTGCTTCTATTTAGCAAAGGCGCTGACAG TGTAATGTTTGAGAGGCTTGCAAAAGATGGGAGAGAGTTTGAGGAAAGGACCAAGGAGCAAATCAATGAATATGCTGATGCAGGTTTAAGGACCTTGGTTCTTGCATATCGTGAGATTGATGAAGAGGAATacacaaatttcaacaagaaggtCACGGCAGCCAAGAATTTAGTCAGTGCAGATCGAGATGAAAGGATCGAGGAAGCTGCAGATTTGATTGAAAGGAACTTGATTCTTCTTGGTGCCACGGCTGTTGAAGACAAACTGCAAAATGGA GTACCTGAATGCATTGACAAACTAGCTCAAGCTGGAATAAAAATATGGGTACTGACAGGTGACAAGATGGAGACAGCCATCAATATTGG CTTCGCTTGTAGTCTTCTAAGACAAGGAATGAAGCAGATAATAATCACTTTGGAAACTCCAGAAATAGTTCGATTGGAGAAAGATGGGAACAAAGAAGCCATTGTTAAG GCATTGAAGGACAGCATTATCCATCAGATAAATGAAGGGAAGAAACTTCTGAGTTCATCAAGTACTGAATCATTTGCTTTGATCATAGACGGGAAGTCACTTGGATATGCTTTGGAGGATGATGTTAAAGACATGTTCTTACAGCTGGCAATTGGTTGTGGATCAGTTATATGCTGCCGTTCTTCTCCCAAGCAAAAAGCCCTT GTCACACGGCTTGTTAAAGCCGGAACTCGTAAAGTGACATTAGCAATTGGTGATGGGGCCAATGATGTTGGAATGCTTCAAGAAGCAGATATAGGTGTCGGTATCAGTGGCGCTGAAGGAATGCAG GCTGTTATGTCGAGTGATGTTGCAATTGCTCAGTTTCGCTTTTTGGAGCGCTTGCTACTGGTGCACGGGCATTGGTGTTACAggaggatatcatcaatg ATATGTTACTTCTTCTACAAGAACATCACATTTGGTGTCACACTCTTCTTGTTTGAGGCATATGCATCATTCTCTGGTGAACCTGCGTACAATGATTGGGTTTTGTCATTATATAACGTTATCTTCACATCTCTTCCAGTGATTGCTCTAGGTGTCTTGGATCAAGATGTTTCAGCTCGATTTTGTCTAAAG TTCCCCATGCTTTACCAAGAAGGTGTGCAAAATGTCATCTTCAGCTGGCTCCGGATCTTTGGTTGGATGTTCAATGGCATTTGCAGTGCCAGCATCATCTTTTTCTTCTGCACGAGTGCGCTCCAGCACCAGGCCTTCCGGGAAAGCGGTGAAGTCATCGACCTTGGAATTCTTGGGGCCACAATGTACACATGTGTAGTTTGGGTTGTCAACTGCCAAATGGCTCTATACATCACGTATTTCACTCTGATACAACACATCCTCATCTGGGGTAGCATCGCTGTTTGGTACCTCTTTCTCCTGGTCTATGGAGCCATCACCCCCACCATAACGACCACTGCTTTCATGGTATTCATCGAGGGATTGGTGCCAGCCCCTTCTTACTGGATCGTGACGCTTTTTGTCGTCGTTGCCGCCCTCATCCCCTACTTCACTTATTCTGCAGTTCAGATGCGATTCTTCCCGATGTACCACAACATGATTCAGTGGATAAGATATGAGGGGTGGGCAGATGATCCTGAGTACTGCCAAGCCATACGCCAGAGATCAGTGAGGCCAACAACCGTCGGGGTGTCTGCTCGTCTTGATGTGAAG CCATGA
- the LOC135598734 gene encoding putative phospholipid-transporting ATPase 9 isoform X1: MTGRRRRRRRKLHLSKLYSFATCGRLRFNEDHAQIGSPGFSRVVFANDPDCFEATNLNYGSNYVSTTKYTLATFLPKSLFEQFRRVANMYFLVSGCLSFTPLAPYTPLSAVAPLVLVIGATMLKEGIEDWKRYQQDIEVNNRKVKIHHGNGNFDYTEWKSLRVGDIVKVEKDEFFPADLILLSSSYDDAICYVETTNLDGETNLKLKQSLEVTSDLQADSDFHNYKAIIKCEDPNANLYSFVGSMDYEDQQYPLTPQQLLLRDSKLRNTDYIYGAVVFTGHDTKVMQNATSPPSKRSKIERKLDKIIYLLLSSLVLISLIGSIFFGISTNNDLDGEMKRWYLRPDDSVIYFDAKKAPTAAVLHFLTAMMLYGYFIPISLYVSIEIVKILQSIFMNQDIKMYHEESDKPARARTSNLNEELGQVDTILSDKTGTLTCNSMEFIKCSIAGTAYGHGATEVERAMARRKGSPMISRLDAAQHDEENHVDTKPAIKGFNFSDERIMNGSWISEPQSDIIQKFFQLLAICHTVIPDVDEETGKISYEAESPDEAAFVVAAREIGFEFYRRTQTSIYLHEMDPLSGKQIDRTYRLLNILEFSSSRKRMSVIVQDEEGKLLLFSKGADSVMFERLAKDGREFEERTKEQINEYADAGLRTLVLAYREIDEEEYTNFNKKVTAAKNLVSADRDERIEEAADLIERNLILLGATAVEDKLQNGVPECIDKLAQAGIKIWVLTGDKMETAINIGFACSLLRQGMKQIIITLETPEIVRLEKDGNKEAIVKALKDSIIHQINEGKKLLSSSSTESFALIIDGKSLGYALEDDVKDMFLQLAIGCGSVICCRSSPKQKALVTRLVKAGTRKVTLAIGDGANDVGMLQEADIGVGISGAEGMQAVMSSDVAIAQFRFLERLLLVHGHWCYRRISSMICYFFYKNITFGVTLFLFEAYASFSGEPAYNDWVLSLYNVIFTSLPVIALGVLDQDVSARFCLKFPMLYQEGVQNVIFSWLRIFGWMFNGICSASIIFFFCTSALQHQAFRESGEVIDLGILGATMYTCVVWVVNCQMALYITYFTLIQHILIWGSIAVWYLFLLVYGAITPTITTTAFMVFIEGLVPAPSYWIVTLFVVVAALIPYFTYSAVQMRFFPMYHNMIQWIRYEGWADDPEYCQAIRQRSVRPTTVGVSARLDVKVSQLTRKVHHEVHSQ; this comes from the exons ATgactggaagaagaagaagaagaagaaggaagcttcACCTCAGTAAATTATACAGCTTTGCAACTTGCGGTAGGTTGAGGTTCAACGAAGATCATGCTCAGATCGGAAGCCCGGGATTCTCCCGTGTGGTCTTTGCCAATGACCCTGATTGCTTCGAGGCTACCAACTTAAATTACGGATCCAACTATGTTTCCACCACCAAGTATACCTTGGCTACCTTCTTGCCCAAGTCCTTGTTTGAGCAGTTCAGGAGAGTTGCCAACATGTATTTTCTAGTTTCAGGATGCCTTTCGTTTACTCCATTGGCTCCATACACCCCCCTGAGTGCGGTTGCCCCTCTGGTTCTGGTGATCGGGGCGACCATGTTGAAGGAGGGCATCGAGGACTGGAAGCGATACCAGCAG GACATCGAGGTGAACAATAGAAAGGTGAAAATACATCACGGAAATGGCAATTTTGATTACACAGAATGGAAGAGTCTTAGAGTTGGTGACATTGTGAAGGTGGAGAAGGATGAGTTCTTCCCTGCGGACCTCATTTTGCTTTCCTCCAGTTATGATGATGCAATATGTTATGTTGAGACCACAAACCTTGATGGCGAAACAAACTTGAAACTGAAACAATCGTTGGAGGTAACTTCAGATTTACAAGCAGACTCTGATTTTCACAATTACAAAGCGATAATCAAATGTGAAGATCCAAATGCAAACCTCTACTCTTTTGTTGGAAGCATGGACTATGAAGACCAACAATACCCTCTCACACCTCAACAACTTCTTCTTAGGGATTCAAAGTTGCGAAACACTGACTACATATATGGAGCTGTTGTTTTCACAGGTCATGACACAAAGGTTATGCAGAATGCCACAAGCCCCCCATCTAAAAGAAGCAAAATTGAGAGGAAGTTGGACAAGATTATATACCTTCTACTGTCCTCCCTGGTGCTTATCTCATTAATTGGTTCAATCTTCTTTGGCATATCAACGAATAATGATTTAGATGGAGAGATGAAAAGATGGTATCTTAGACCGGATGATTCTGTTATCTACTTTGATGCTAAGAAAGCACCTACTGCAGCAGTGTTGCACTTTTTGACAGCCATGATGTTGTATGGTTATTTCATTCCTATTTCTTTATATGTTTCGATAGAGATAGTCAAGATCTTGCAGAGCATTTTTATGAACCAAGATATTAAAATGTACCATGAGGAATCAGACAAGCCTGCTCGTGCTCGAACATCGAACTTGAATGAGGAGCTAGGTCAAGTAGATACAATCCTCTCGGATAAGACGGGAACGCTTACTTGTAACTCAATGGAGTTCATTAAGTGCTCAATAGCTGGAACTGCTTATGGGCATGGGGCGACAGAGGTTGAGAGAGCAATGGCTAGAAGAAAAGGCTCACCAATGATTAGTAGGCTAGATGCTGCACAACATGATGAGGAAAATCATGTGGATACAAAACCGGCCATAAAGGGTTTCAATTTTAGTGATGAACGTATCATGAATGGCAGTTGGATTAGTGAGCCTCAGTCTGACATCATACAGAAATTTTTTCAACTATTGGCCATCTGCCATACCGTCATACCTGACGTGGATGAGGAAACAGGCAAAATTTCATATGAAGCTGAGTCACCTGATGAAGCTGCCTTTGTTGTTGCCGCAAGGGAAATAGGCTTCGAGTTTTACCGCAGGACACAGACAAGCATCTATCTGCATGAAATGGATCCATTGTCAGGCAAACAAATTGATAG GACATATAGACTACTAAATATCTTAGAGTTTAGTAGCTCCAGGAAGCGCATGTCAGTTATAGTTCAAGATGAAGAAGGAAAGTTGCTTCTATTTAGCAAAGGCGCTGACAG TGTAATGTTTGAGAGGCTTGCAAAAGATGGGAGAGAGTTTGAGGAAAGGACCAAGGAGCAAATCAATGAATATGCTGATGCAGGTTTAAGGACCTTGGTTCTTGCATATCGTGAGATTGATGAAGAGGAATacacaaatttcaacaagaaggtCACGGCAGCCAAGAATTTAGTCAGTGCAGATCGAGATGAAAGGATCGAGGAAGCTGCAGATTTGATTGAAAGGAACTTGATTCTTCTTGGTGCCACGGCTGTTGAAGACAAACTGCAAAATGGA GTACCTGAATGCATTGACAAACTAGCTCAAGCTGGAATAAAAATATGGGTACTGACAGGTGACAAGATGGAGACAGCCATCAATATTGG CTTCGCTTGTAGTCTTCTAAGACAAGGAATGAAGCAGATAATAATCACTTTGGAAACTCCAGAAATAGTTCGATTGGAGAAAGATGGGAACAAAGAAGCCATTGTTAAG GCATTGAAGGACAGCATTATCCATCAGATAAATGAAGGGAAGAAACTTCTGAGTTCATCAAGTACTGAATCATTTGCTTTGATCATAGACGGGAAGTCACTTGGATATGCTTTGGAGGATGATGTTAAAGACATGTTCTTACAGCTGGCAATTGGTTGTGGATCAGTTATATGCTGCCGTTCTTCTCCCAAGCAAAAAGCCCTT GTCACACGGCTTGTTAAAGCCGGAACTCGTAAAGTGACATTAGCAATTGGTGATGGGGCCAATGATGTTGGAATGCTTCAAGAAGCAGATATAGGTGTCGGTATCAGTGGCGCTGAAGGAATGCAG GCTGTTATGTCGAGTGATGTTGCAATTGCTCAGTTTCGCTTTTTGGAGCGCTTGCTACTGGTGCACGGGCATTGGTGTTACAggaggatatcatcaatg ATATGTTACTTCTTCTACAAGAACATCACATTTGGTGTCACACTCTTCTTGTTTGAGGCATATGCATCATTCTCTGGTGAACCTGCGTACAATGATTGGGTTTTGTCATTATATAACGTTATCTTCACATCTCTTCCAGTGATTGCTCTAGGTGTCTTGGATCAAGATGTTTCAGCTCGATTTTGTCTAAAG TTCCCCATGCTTTACCAAGAAGGTGTGCAAAATGTCATCTTCAGCTGGCTCCGGATCTTTGGTTGGATGTTCAATGGCATTTGCAGTGCCAGCATCATCTTTTTCTTCTGCACGAGTGCGCTCCAGCACCAGGCCTTCCGGGAAAGCGGTGAAGTCATCGACCTTGGAATTCTTGGGGCCACAATGTACACATGTGTAGTTTGGGTTGTCAACTGCCAAATGGCTCTATACATCACGTATTTCACTCTGATACAACACATCCTCATCTGGGGTAGCATCGCTGTTTGGTACCTCTTTCTCCTGGTCTATGGAGCCATCACCCCCACCATAACGACCACTGCTTTCATGGTATTCATCGAGGGATTGGTGCCAGCCCCTTCTTACTGGATCGTGACGCTTTTTGTCGTCGTTGCCGCCCTCATCCCCTACTTCACTTATTCTGCAGTTCAGATGCGATTCTTCCCGATGTACCACAACATGATTCAGTGGATAAGATATGAGGGGTGGGCAGATGATCCTGAGTACTGCCAAGCCATACGCCAGAGATCAGTGAGGCCAACAACCGTCGGGGTGTCTGCTCGTCTTGATGTGAAGGTTAGTCAGTTAACAAGGAAAGTCCACCATGAAGTTCACTCACAGTAG